From the genome of Amycolatopsis sp. NBC_01488, one region includes:
- a CDS encoding DUF2180 family protein, giving the protein MRCLDCASNGDDRPAIGMCTTCGAGVCESCVRVGHQSLRDFTGLAPMDGSIIEIRKLACPPCATALGAHHAGRYHFAAPAGHGPGIR; this is encoded by the coding sequence ATGCGCTGCCTCGACTGTGCGAGCAACGGCGACGACCGGCCCGCGATCGGCATGTGCACGACCTGCGGCGCCGGCGTCTGCGAGTCGTGTGTCCGCGTCGGGCACCAGTCCCTCCGGGACTTCACGGGTCTCGCGCCGATGGACGGCTCCATCATCGAGATCCGCAAGCTCGCGTGCCCGCCCTGCGCGACGGCGCTGGGCGCCCATCACGCCGGCCGCTACCACTTCGCGGCGCCGGCCGGACACGGGCCGGGGATCCGGTAA
- a CDS encoding MFS transporter: MTTARERTGPAARSEAPDRRRWHALAVTQLAAFMVLLDVSIVNVALPSIERGLSAPAATVQWVVSGYALTLGLTLVPAGRLGDVLGRRRMFLIALAAFTVASAVTGAAPTAGLLIAARLVQGVAGGLLIPQNSGLVQELFSGPERGRAFGVLGATIGLATAAGPVIGGVILGAVAGPDAWRWVFYVNVPIGLVALVLAARLVPATAGGGWRDVHLDLVGALLLGGGVLALLIPLVDAGDGGAHRLWPLWPVAALLLVLFPWWEARTSRRGHQPLLNPQLLRTRGYPAGTGIGLVYFVGFTGIWLVLALFFQDGLGYTPLRSGLAVTPFALGVTISSVIAGRLVSRLGRWVTVCGLAAGIIGLTVTALLLRHASAGSSYWVTVAPLFLAGLGGGMVTSPNMTLTLQDVPVSMAGAAGGALQTAQRVGAAIGTAALTTIFYHVLLTSGSDYPAAVSDAVLAAAGFMALALLLAVAELIRRRTAAPAPTAARS; encoded by the coding sequence ATGACGACGGCACGAGAACGAACCGGCCCGGCCGCGCGAAGCGAGGCGCCGGATCGGCGCCGCTGGCACGCCCTGGCCGTGACGCAGCTGGCCGCGTTCATGGTGCTGCTCGACGTGAGCATCGTGAACGTGGCGCTGCCCTCGATCGAGCGAGGCCTTTCCGCGCCGGCGGCCACCGTGCAGTGGGTGGTGTCCGGCTACGCGCTGACACTGGGGCTGACCCTGGTGCCGGCCGGCCGGCTGGGCGACGTCCTGGGGCGGCGGCGGATGTTCCTGATCGCGCTGGCCGCGTTCACGGTGGCCAGTGCGGTGACCGGTGCGGCGCCCACCGCCGGGCTGCTGATCGCCGCCCGGCTCGTCCAAGGCGTCGCCGGCGGCCTGCTCATCCCGCAGAACTCCGGCCTCGTGCAGGAACTGTTCTCCGGCCCCGAACGCGGTCGCGCGTTCGGGGTCCTCGGCGCGACCATCGGGCTCGCCACCGCGGCCGGCCCGGTGATCGGCGGGGTGATCCTGGGCGCGGTCGCCGGCCCGGACGCCTGGCGCTGGGTCTTCTACGTCAACGTGCCGATCGGCCTCGTCGCGCTGGTGCTCGCGGCCCGGCTCGTGCCCGCCACGGCGGGTGGCGGGTGGCGTGACGTGCACCTGGACCTGGTCGGCGCGCTGCTGCTCGGCGGCGGCGTGCTCGCGCTGCTGATCCCGCTGGTCGACGCCGGGGACGGCGGCGCGCACCGGCTGTGGCCGCTCTGGCCGGTGGCGGCCCTGCTGCTGGTGCTCTTCCCGTGGTGGGAGGCGCGGACCAGCCGGCGCGGGCACCAGCCGCTGCTGAACCCGCAGCTGTTGCGCACCCGCGGTTACCCCGCCGGGACGGGCATCGGTCTGGTCTACTTCGTCGGGTTCACCGGCATCTGGCTGGTGCTCGCGCTCTTCTTCCAGGACGGCCTGGGCTACACGCCGCTGCGGTCGGGCCTGGCGGTGACCCCGTTCGCGCTGGGCGTGACCATCTCCTCGGTGATCGCCGGCCGGCTCGTGTCCCGGCTGGGGCGGTGGGTGACCGTGTGCGGGCTGGCCGCCGGGATCATCGGGCTGACCGTCACCGCGCTGCTGTTGCGGCACGCCTCTGCCGGCTCGTCGTACTGGGTGACCGTCGCGCCGCTGTTCCTGGCCGGCCTCGGCGGCGGGATGGTGACCTCGCCGAACATGACCCTCACCCTGCAGGACGTGCCGGTGAGCATGGCGGGTGCGGCCGGCGGGGCGTTGCAGACCGCGCAGCGCGTCGGCGCGGCGATCGGCACGGCCGCGCTCACCACGATCTTCTACCACGTCCTCCTCACCAGCGGGAGCGACTACCCGGCCGCAGTCTCCGACGCCGTACTGGCCGCCGCGGGGTTCATGGCGCTGGCGCTGCTGCTGGCCGTCGCCGAACTCATCCGGCGGCGCACCGCCGCGCCGGCGCCCACCGCGGCGAGGTCGTGA
- the ftsH gene encoding ATP-dependent zinc metalloprotease FtsH has translation MLLAGVIATLALFFVPSGSSGGSAEQVGYSQLKTDIAANQVRSVAIGPDGNISGTLTNGTAFTSSYPPGIADPQFAQLLDTHNVAVTTQPAQSSILATLLNFLPLIVVVGLFLWMGRSARRQMARLGGIGRAKGKVFDTERPATTFADVAGYDGPKQEVTEVVDFLRNPERYRRAGAVGPKGLLMVGPPGTGKTLLARAVAGEAGVPFISVTGSSFVEMFVGVGAARVRDLFADARKRAPSIVFIDEIDAIGHKRGGQLVSNDERDQTLNQMLAEMDGFDPATGVVVIGATNRPEVLDPALLRPGRFDRQVVIPLPTQRERLAILAVHSKGKLLDDDVDLTVVARGTPGFSGADLANLINESAIFAVRRGRDVLDALDFAEARDRILLGHRDSSNALLPEEKHAVAVHESGHALVAALSEHGDPVAKVTILPAGQALGVTEQLPVDERHLYSAGYLHDSLAIRMGGRAAELVVFGAVSTGAADDLAGATALATRMVREFGMSAAVGPVGFGAERPTFLGGEQVTGRTYAEATQRLIDREVTRLLREAEHRAVALLTGHRVALDDLTELLLDRETIDGMDVDMVLDQVTRRQP, from the coding sequence TTGCTGCTGGCGGGAGTGATCGCCACCCTGGCCCTGTTCTTCGTCCCGTCCGGGTCTTCGGGCGGCAGCGCGGAGCAGGTCGGCTACTCCCAGCTGAAGACCGACATCGCGGCGAACCAGGTGCGGTCGGTCGCGATCGGGCCCGACGGGAACATCTCGGGCACGCTCACCAACGGCACGGCCTTCACCTCCAGCTATCCGCCCGGGATCGCCGATCCGCAGTTCGCGCAGCTGCTCGACACCCACAACGTGGCCGTCACCACGCAGCCGGCGCAGTCGTCGATCCTCGCGACCCTGCTGAACTTCCTGCCGCTGATCGTCGTGGTCGGCCTGTTCCTCTGGATGGGCCGCTCGGCGCGCCGGCAGATGGCGCGGCTCGGCGGGATCGGCCGCGCCAAGGGCAAGGTGTTCGACACCGAGCGGCCGGCGACGACCTTCGCCGACGTCGCCGGCTACGACGGTCCCAAGCAGGAGGTCACCGAGGTGGTCGACTTCCTGCGCAACCCGGAACGCTACCGGCGCGCGGGTGCGGTCGGTCCCAAGGGCCTGCTGATGGTCGGGCCGCCGGGGACCGGCAAGACGTTGCTGGCCAGGGCGGTGGCCGGCGAGGCCGGGGTGCCGTTCATCTCGGTCACCGGCTCGAGCTTCGTCGAGATGTTCGTCGGGGTCGGCGCGGCCCGCGTCCGCGACCTGTTCGCCGACGCACGCAAACGCGCCCCCTCCATCGTGTTCATCGACGAGATCGACGCGATCGGCCACAAGCGGGGCGGGCAGCTGGTCAGCAACGACGAGCGGGACCAGACCCTCAACCAGATGCTCGCCGAGATGGACGGCTTCGACCCGGCCACCGGGGTCGTCGTGATCGGGGCCACCAACCGGCCCGAGGTGCTGGACCCGGCGCTGCTGCGCCCGGGCCGCTTCGACCGCCAGGTCGTCATCCCGCTGCCGACGCAACGGGAACGCCTCGCGATCCTCGCGGTGCACAGCAAGGGCAAGCTGCTCGACGACGACGTCGACCTCACCGTCGTCGCCCGGGGCACCCCGGGGTTCTCCGGCGCCGACCTCGCCAACCTGATCAACGAGTCCGCGATCTTCGCAGTGCGCCGCGGCCGCGACGTGCTCGACGCGCTGGACTTCGCCGAGGCGCGCGACCGGATCCTGCTCGGCCACCGGGACAGCTCGAACGCCCTGCTGCCGGAGGAAAAGCACGCGGTCGCGGTGCACGAGAGCGGCCACGCGCTGGTCGCCGCGCTGTCCGAACACGGCGATCCCGTCGCCAAGGTGACGATCCTGCCGGCCGGCCAGGCCCTCGGCGTGACCGAGCAGCTTCCGGTCGACGAGCGGCACCTGTACTCGGCGGGCTACCTGCACGACTCGCTCGCCATCCGGATGGGCGGCCGGGCCGCGGAGCTCGTCGTGTTCGGCGCGGTCTCCACGGGCGCGGCCGACGATCTGGCCGGCGCGACCGCCCTCGCCACCCGAATGGTGCGTGAGTTCGGCATGAGCGCCGCGGTCGGCCCGGTCGGCTTCGGCGCCGAGCGGCCGACGTTCCTCGGTGGCGAGCAGGTCACCGGCCGCACCTACGCCGAGGCCACGCAACGGCTGATCGACCGCGAGGTGACCAGGCTGCTCCGCGAGGCCGAGCACCGCGCCGTCGCCCTTCTCACCGGCCACCGCGTCGCGCTCGACGACCTCACCGAACTGTTGCTGGACCGGGAAACCATCGACGGCATGGACGTGGACATGGTCCTCGACCAGGTCACCAGGAGACAGCCATGA